In a single window of the Planctomycetia bacterium genome:
- a CDS encoding aquaporin, with the protein MNNTSKFVAEAVGTFMLCFIGAGAMCLAVHQEFAPGVGLLGIAVAHGIALSVAVSATMYISGGHVNPAVTVAMLVTGRISLSDAIGYIIAQLIGATIAGALVLAVFKGLTVGDQQVVLAASLGTPIYANPVTTGQAILIEACLTFLLLVAVFGTVIDPRTPKIGGFGIGLIVCADILVGGPLTGASMNPARTFGPGIVAAMSGNLDVFWPQQLVYWIGPIVGAVVAALIYDGFLKQKTA; encoded by the coding sequence ATGAACAATACGTCGAAGTTCGTCGCGGAGGCCGTCGGGACTTTCATGCTGTGCTTCATCGGCGCCGGGGCGATGTGCCTGGCGGTCCACCAGGAGTTCGCTCCAGGAGTGGGTCTGCTGGGGATCGCCGTTGCACACGGCATCGCCTTGTCGGTGGCGGTCTCGGCCACGATGTATATATCCGGAGGTCATGTGAATCCTGCGGTGACGGTTGCCATGCTGGTGACGGGACGAATCAGCCTGTCGGATGCGATTGGTTACATCATCGCCCAGTTGATCGGCGCGACAATCGCCGGCGCACTGGTGCTGGCCGTTTTCAAAGGCCTGACCGTCGGCGATCAGCAGGTCGTCCTCGCGGCGAGCCTTGGCACACCGATCTACGCGAATCCGGTCACGACCGGGCAGGCTATCTTGATCGAGGCGTGCCTGACGTTTCTGCTCCTCGTGGCCGTCTTCGGGACGGTAATTGATCCTCGCACTCCCAAGATCGGCGGCTTCGGAATCGGACTCATCGTTTGTGCGGATATCCTCGTCGGAGGTCCGCTAACGGGCGCGTCGATGAACCCCGCCCGCACATTTGGCCCCGGGATCGTCGCGGCCATGAGCGGAAATCTCGATGTCTTTTGGCCACAGCAATTGGTGTATTGGATTGGCCCGATCGTCGGGGCTGTTGTGGCCGCGCTGATCTATGATGGGTTCCTCAAGCAGAAAACGGCATAG
- a CDS encoding carboxypeptidase regulatory-like domain-containing protein, with protein MARVYLSHFVRALIAVSFLGPFAVIADQTAPPTEADGPSQVASANLNLEYQSSPRRSRRSRRPTSYKVVDVKGGGTLTGTVIYKGKIPAPRKIQIVKDHESCGKHPTEVPLMTTDSAGRVAQAVAYLADIKEGKDFPEPESKPRIDQKICEFHPHIQVVRARQEVEILNSDPVAHNINASQRIYTLFNILQPQQGMKAVQKFTRPGVVNLKCNVHDWMQGYVHVALHPYYQVTGADGTFRLENVPPGKYELAVWQEYLGEQTFPVEVKAGETSDMQIVLKPKDGEEADAK; from the coding sequence ATGGCACGGGTTTATCTATCGCACTTTGTCAGGGCCTTGATAGCCGTCAGCTTCCTGGGCCCATTCGCCGTCATCGCGGATCAGACCGCGCCGCCGACCGAGGCCGACGGCCCATCGCAAGTAGCGTCTGCCAACCTGAATCTCGAATACCAGTCATCCCCGCGTCGCTCGCGCCGCTCGCGCCGCCCGACGTCCTACAAGGTCGTCGACGTAAAGGGCGGCGGCACGCTTACCGGCACGGTCATCTACAAGGGCAAGATACCCGCCCCGCGCAAAATTCAAATCGTCAAGGATCACGAGTCCTGCGGAAAGCACCCCACCGAGGTGCCGCTGATGACCACCGACAGCGCGGGCCGTGTCGCACAGGCCGTCGCGTACCTGGCGGATATCAAAGAGGGCAAAGACTTCCCCGAGCCGGAGTCCAAGCCGCGCATCGATCAGAAAATCTGCGAATTCCACCCGCACATTCAGGTCGTCCGCGCCCGGCAGGAAGTCGAAATCCTCAACAGCGATCCCGTCGCCCACAACATCAACGCCTCGCAGCGCATCTACACCCTCTTTAACATCCTTCAGCCGCAGCAGGGCATGAAGGCCGTGCAGAAATTCACCAGGCCCGGAGTCGTCAATCTCAAGTGCAACGTCCACGACTGGATGCAGGGATACGTTCACGTCGCCCTGCACCCCTATTACCAGGTGACCGGCGCCGACGGCACCTTTCGTCTTGAGAATGTCCCGCCCGGCAAGTATGAACTGGCCGTCTGGCAGGAATATCTCGGCGAGCAGACGTTTCCCGTCGAAGTGAAGGCCGGGGAAACAAGCGACATGCAGATCGTGCTGAAGCCGAAGGACGGCGAAGAGGCAGACGCCAAGTAG